The Branchiostoma floridae strain S238N-H82 chromosome 17, Bfl_VNyyK, whole genome shotgun sequence genome has a window encoding:
- the LOC118404161 gene encoding sodium/potassium-transporting ATPase subunit beta-1-interacting protein 2-like isoform X2 encodes MSCCSGRCTLIALCFLQLIATVERQVFDFLGYMWAPIIGNFFQIICVILGLFGTYQYRPRYIVVYCTWGVLWVAWNIFIICVYLELGSLTVETPALTLGAPQSISWWREHGIGCQASNATATSTNPVVTGCLLDFTYVEMIHAAIQIVLAIVGFIYGIYVVYMFTEEDDSFDFIGGFDSYSAYQAPQKTSHMQLQPMYVTSSTC; translated from the exons ATAGCGACAGTAGAAAGACAAGTGTTTGACTTCCTAGGGTACATGTGGGCTCCTATCATCGGGAACTTCTTCCAGATCATCTGTGTCATATTGGGACTCTTTGGCACCTACCAGTACAGACCAAGATATATCGTGGTG TACTGTACGTGGGGCGTCCTGTGGGTGGCCTGGAACATCTTTATCATCTGTGTATACCTGGAACTGGGCAGTCTCACTGTA GAAACGCCGGCACTGACGCTCGGGGCACCACAGAGCATCAGCTGGTGGAGAGAACACGGGATTGGCTGCCAGGCCTCCAACGCCACGGCAACGTCGACCAATCCGGTGGTGACAGGCTGTCTGCTGGACTTCACTTATGTAGAAATGATCCATGCTGCAATTCAAATCGTACTGGCt ATCGTAGGGTTTATCTATGGCATCTACGTGGTGTATATGTTCACAGAAGAGGACGACAGTT TTGACTTCATAGGAGGTTTTGACTCGTACTCAGCGTACCAGGCCCCACAGAAAACGTCCCATATGCAGTTGCAGCCGATGTATGT tACCAGTTCTACTTGTTAG
- the LOC118404161 gene encoding sodium/potassium-transporting ATPase subunit beta-1-interacting protein 2-like isoform X1, with amino-acid sequence MSCCSGRCTLIALCFLQLIATVERQVFDFLGYMWAPIIGNFFQIICVILGLFGTYQYRPRYIVVYCTWGVLWVAWNIFIICVYLELGSLTVETPALTLGAPQSISWWREHGIGCQASNATATSTNPVVTGCLLDFTYVEMIHAAIQIVLAIVGFIYGIYVVYMFTEEDDSFDFIGGFDSYSAYQAPQKTSHMQLQPMYVDGPAVE; translated from the exons ATAGCGACAGTAGAAAGACAAGTGTTTGACTTCCTAGGGTACATGTGGGCTCCTATCATCGGGAACTTCTTCCAGATCATCTGTGTCATATTGGGACTCTTTGGCACCTACCAGTACAGACCAAGATATATCGTGGTG TACTGTACGTGGGGCGTCCTGTGGGTGGCCTGGAACATCTTTATCATCTGTGTATACCTGGAACTGGGCAGTCTCACTGTA GAAACGCCGGCACTGACGCTCGGGGCACCACAGAGCATCAGCTGGTGGAGAGAACACGGGATTGGCTGCCAGGCCTCCAACGCCACGGCAACGTCGACCAATCCGGTGGTGACAGGCTGTCTGCTGGACTTCACTTATGTAGAAATGATCCATGCTGCAATTCAAATCGTACTGGCt ATCGTAGGGTTTATCTATGGCATCTACGTGGTGTATATGTTCACAGAAGAGGACGACAGTT TTGACTTCATAGGAGGTTTTGACTCGTACTCAGCGTACCAGGCCCCACAGAAAACGTCCCATATGCAGTTGCAGCCGATGTATGT gGATGGCCCCGCGGTGGAATGA